The genomic stretch TGTAGCTACAGCTGCCTTTCTTTGTCTGCAGCACTCACAGCATCCCTCCCCCTTTGCTTCCTTTCTTGCTGGGCGTTTACTTgctttcagcaccatggacagtgACCTGCCTAATGGAGCtgcgttgccatggcgacgtgCTGTCTGTTCGCTGGAGCCCGCGGTGTGCTCTGAAGCAGCCTGTAATTTAAAATTCTGACGagtccccctcctcctcttcacagaGCAGCAGCCGCAGCTCGCCCACATCAGATTAGCATTCTCTGCTAAATATTACCGCTACATTTGCCTTATAAGGGCTGATGACAAAGGGAATTGCAGTCTGCTAAAATTGCTGCAGCGTGAGAGGAACGATGCAGGAAGACATGGTGATGCACAATGCGGCAGAGCTCGTGCACGCGCACGTATATGTTTGACCTCAATCCAAAATCAATACATAGCAGGTGGGAGGGGTGCGCAGATTTGAGGTGTTTATTATGTAGGtcactttgttttcttgtagtataatcatctttttttcttttctaccattatttattttatatgttgcAGTACAGTAAGGCTGCTGCATGAGACACGAGGCAGAAATGCACATGAGCAATGTAGAGCAGACATGAGCTCATCATAGCTGCACATGCAGGTTTAATCCATGGGATGTCACTGCTCACCTCTAGATTAGGAGACACATGATGGGAGTGTGATGGATAGATCACACAGAGTTTAAGGAGAAGGAATGTGAATGTCAACAACTTTATCTACATAAGGccaaaaacactgacacaaaaaaatttaatttcctATATGCACTGTGTACTATGTAACTTAGTATTATTTGAAGCTGAACATGCAAACAAGGGAAATTTGTGTACAGGCAAGCATATAAATATATGGAGAACAAAAATCCCAGTAATGACTGGTTACTTGAATTTCAATTGCACTTGTTTTCCAAGAAAACAAGGAAAcgtgacataaaaacaatgaaactgGCATTTACATCCTTTATAACCTTAAAGGTCAAGTGTTTTGGCAACAATTACATTGTTAAATTATGTGGCTTATGTCTAGTTTGTTAAATTGTTTTctgaagaatgtgtggaattaAAACAGGTTAATGAGACAAATAATGTTGTGGGAGACACTGTAATACAATGggacacaaaagacaaaaaacatgatttgacATTACTTGGTGTTTTCAGCCAAATCGCATATACTGTAGGCTAAACTCGAAGAAACCGTTTTATGGTCACTGCAGCATCGTTACAGTGACAATAGGTGGTGCtgttacattatatattatCATAATGGTTGTgtgtgagatgttttttttttttttttttttacatgtgcaTTCAGTGGCAACCCAAAGAGACGCGTGGAGGAGCGGACCTAAACAGCCCTTATTCTGCTGCCAGAATGATGTTCCTGCAGACTTTTGATTTTTTATGCTTAAGAGGAAACTGAAAATCATTGCGAATTTGTTGACGGATTTATGGTCGTTGAGTAAAAGACTTCTGTCAAACAATGGCGATAACGGACATCAAAGGACAATGGCTGCATGTGTGGATTTCTTTTTGTCTGGCGCTGCTGATTGTTACTCATCTGAAGGGGATCTCTGCTCAAATACGATATTCAATTCTGGAAGAATTGAAATTAGGCACTGCAGTTGGAAATGTAGCCAAAGACCTTGGATTAGATCTTGGGAGACTGGCGGATAGGAATCTCCGTGTCGTGTCAGGAACAAAGCAGGATCTGTTTAAGGTAAATCCGACAGATGGAGTTTTGTTAGTGTACCAGAGAGTAGACAGAGAGGAACTGTGTGGAAACACTGTTCCGTGCATCACAAATCTGAAAGCAGTTGTAGAAAACCCTCTGGAAATGCACCAAGTAATAGTTGAAATACTCGACATAAACGACAATTCGCCGAAATTTCCTGATGAAAACTACACATTAGAGGTGCTGGAGTCTGCCATAATTGGATCTCGATTTCAAATGGAAGGGGCACACGACTTAGATGTTGGTTTGAATTCCCTACAATCGTATAAACTAAACCATAACCAATATTTTCGCCTGGAAACTGAGGAATTTGGGGAAGATGGGAAGGTTCCATTCCTTATATTACAGCGATCATTGGATAGAGAACACACTGCTCAACACTGGTTACTGTTAACAGCTGCAGACGGAGGTAAACCATCAAAATCTAGTTCTATTAATATCACTGTTGTTGTATCTGATATAAATGACAACTCACCAGTATGTGATAGACAGAAATACACTATTACGGTAAAGGAAAACGCACCTGCGGGGACGTTTCTCCTGACAGTGGATGCATCTGACTTGGATGAAGGGATGAACGGTGAGGTCGAATATTCAATACGGAGCAAACTAAGAGGACTCTCAACTGAGCCTTTCGATTTAAATAGCAGAACTGGCAAACTAACTGTGAAAGGAGGCCTTGATTTCGAGGAAAAGCAATTGTACGAGATTAAGGTACTGGCTGCGGACAAAGGTGCCGTGTCTCTCTCCACACACTGCAACGTGGTTGTTAAAGTTGAAGACGTGAACGATAACCCACCTGAAATAGACATCACATCCCTCTCGAGTCACATTCCAGAGGATGCACCTCCTGGAACGGTGGTGGCGCTGGTGGGTGTGACGGATCTTGACTCAGGTGTGAACGGACAGGTGGTCTGCAGTGTGCCGGGTCACTTGCCTTTTGACTTAAAGCCATCCCCAGACGGACAGTCGTACTCTTTGGTCACCAAGGAAAACCTAGACAAGGAAACAGTACATATGTATAATATTACAATAACGGCAAAGGATTTAGGGACTCCCTCTCTGTCATCTACGAAGGTGATACAAGTAGATGTGCTAGATGTTAATGATAATAGTCCTTTATTCACTGAAAGCCCATACAATTTTTACGTGCTTGAAAACAACAAGCCCGGAGTGTCAATTTTTTCAGTGAGCGCGGCTGATGCTGATGGGGATGAAAATGCTGCAGTTATATACACACTCGATCGTAAGAGTCCGGGACCCACTGTGACCTCCTTTTTGAATATAAATGAAGCCAGTGGCGCAATTTCAGCGCTAAAAAGTTTCGActttgaaacactgaaaacgTTCCAGTTCCAAGTTGTCGCCACAGATTCTGGAACTCCGTCATTAAGCAGCAACGTCACAGTGAACGTGTTCATTCTGGATCAGAACGACAACGCTCCAGTCATCCTGTATCCAGTCAGCTCTAACGGTTCTGCTGAAGGTGTGGAGGAGATTCCCCGCAATGTGAACGCAGGACACTTGGTGACTAAAGTCAGAGCCTATGACGCTGATATAGGATATAACGGCTGGTTACTcttttcactgcagcaagttACTGACCACAGTCTCTTTGGTTTGGACCGCTATACAGGACAGATCAGAACACTTCGCTCATTCACAGAGACAGACGAGGCTGAGCATAAACTGGTCATACTGGTCAAAGATAATGGGAACGTTTCACTCTCAGCAACAGCTACTGTGATTGTCAAACTTGTGGAGCCCAAAGAAGCTTTTGCAGCATCTGATGTTACCAGCGCGGCAAACGATCAAGGAGaaaataatattgtattttacttgattaTCACTTTGGGCTCAGTGTCTATACTTTTTCTTGTCAGTATCATCGTTCTGATTGCAATGCAGTGCTCAAAATCTACAGACTATTCCTCCAAGTATTTACAAGACGCTAATTATGACGGAACACTGTGTCACAGCATCCAGTACAGATCAGGAGACAAACGCTACATGTTAGTTGGACCCAGAATGAGTATAGGATCTACTATTGTTCCGGGCAGCCATGCAAATACACTTGTGGTCCCTGACAGGAGGAGAGCATCTGAAGAggtaaatgtttattattattattattattattattattattattattattattattattattattattattattattattattattacatgcTTTCGCACAACAATATTAAATAGTACACAATtagatacataaaaaaaaaaaactttttttgctgATTTGACCATGCTGTTGTGAAATtgcgctgtccatggtgctgaaattaatttcatttctaCTGCTTAAACTTCCCCAGGTTATGTCAATATTCAGCATGTTTTGGAAATACAATTACAACAATCTTCTGTTCCATACTGACTCGATCCTACTTCTACGAAATAATTTAAAGTTGATGgaatttaatgttatttaacaATTGCAGATGTTATTGTCTATTAACGACATATATGAGTCGCTGAAAAACATACTAAACATTAAGCTGACTTGCTGGATAAGGCAGACCCAAGCATCCTACACAGTGTGAGACTTTGAAGGACGTTTTCTCCAGCTCCTTTCGTGTCCTTCACTACTGGACTATGGGCAGCATGGAGTCATATAGAAGTCGATTGTGATACAGTTTCCGAGAGAAGGGTGTAGTGAAGTAAAACACTTGTGATATCTGGTCCCCTGTGATGAAAATCATATCGTACTGAAGCCCACCGGCCACATGGAGTCAGTGTGGCCTCGATAATGGTTGGTTTGCTGATTCTGTGCAGGCCCTGCCCATCATCTCTGGATCTTCTCTGATGTGGGCGGTATGGCTGACGGAGTACACATCGAAGGCTGTGTATCAAATAATATAAGTAGCGgttaatattttgtgtgtgaaaactCGTATTTGGGAATCGTGAAATGTAACTACTGATTTAATGAAGACTTGTGTCACTGCATTTGATTTAAAGAAGGCTTCATTTTGTTGCTTCACAATGGGAGAACGAGGACAAAGGCGCCGAGTGAACTGCTGGTGGATTGCTGGGATTTTGTTGCTGTGCTTTGGGAAGCGTATTTTGGCTCAGTTAAGATACTCAGTTCCAGAAGAAGTGCAAGTGGGAACTCCTGTTGGAAATGTTGCCAAGGACTTGGGGCTTGACATTAGCACTTTGACAGACAGGCGGTTTCGTATAGTTTCGGGTCCAAATCATGCTCTGTTTCAGTTGAATCAGAACAATGGAGTCTTGTATGTTGGACAAAGTATGGACCGCGAAGAGCTTTGTGATGGAACTAAGGTTTGTTTGATAAATCTGAAAATTGTTGTTGAGAGCCCATTGGAAATACATTACGTTAGCGTTCAAATAACTGATGTTAATGACCATGCACCGACCTTTCCGGAAAACGAGCAGCGACTGGAAATAGCAGAGCTTATTCCACCAGGTACTCGTTTCCAAATTCATGCCGCTAGAGACCCTGATGTCAGTGCACAATCAGTCCGATTGTATAAGTTGAGCCCAAATGATCTTTTTGATATTGAAGTCAGAGACAGCGAGGAGGACAAAATACCgtttttagtgctaaaaaaGCCTTTGGATAGGGAGCAAAAGGCAGAACATCGTTTAGTGTTAACGGCTCTTGATGGCGGCAGTCCGTCGAGATCTGGGAGCCTTAATCTAACTGTCACTGTGTTGGATGCAAATGATAATCGACCTGTGTTCAGCAAAGATATACATACAGTGTCAATAGATGAAAATGCTCCCATTGGAACCCTTGTAGTCAGATTAAACGCTACCGATTTAGATGAAGGCTCGAATAGCGAGATTGAATACAGCTTTggcaaaacacaaaagaaaaaagtgctAGATACCTTTGAATTGGACAGCGTTACTGGTGAGATTCGAGTTAAAGGAAATGTGGACTTTGAGGACACTGAGATTTACAGACTAGATTTGCAGGCTTCAGATAAAGGCCAGCCACCGTGGACGGCCGAAAGCAGAGTTGTGATAAAAATTCAAGATGTGAACGATAATAAACCAGAAATTGAAGTCACATCACTACGTAACTTAGTCCCCGAAGACTCAAAACCTGGCACTGTTATCTCTCTCATCAGTGTTACGGACAGAGATTCAGGCGTTAATGGGAAAGTTATTTGTACAATCTCGGATAATGTTCCGTTTGATTTGACGCCATCCATTGAGGAAAACATGTACTCTCTAGTCACAAAGGGGCGTTTAGACCGAGAAAATGTGTCCCATTATGAAATCACAATAACAGCTATTGACTGTGGTGAAACCCCACTTTCCACCGTAAAAGCCTTGAGTGTTCAGGTGTCAGACGTGAATGATAACAGACCGAAATTCAGCCAGAATCCATGTGAACTTTACATGTTAGAAAACAATGCTCCGGGCGCATCCATATTTTCTGTAAGTGCTGTTGATAATGatctgaatgaaaatgcagCGATCACATACCACATTGTGAGAGGTGATAGGCTGCAAGGTGACATGACATCATTCCTGAATGTCAATTCGGATAACGGGCAAATATCAGCGCTAAAAAGTTTTGACTTTGAAACAGTGAAAACGTTCCAGTTCCAAGTTGTTGCCACAGATTCTGGAACTCCGTCATTAAGCAGCAACGTCACAGTGAACGTGTTCATTCTGGATCAGAACGACAACGCTCCAGTCATCCTGTATCCAGTCAGCTCTAACGGTTCTGCTGAAGGTGTGGAGGAGATTCCCCGCAATGTGAACGCAGGACACTTGGTGACTAAAGTCAGAGCCTATGACGCTGATATAGGATATAACGGCTGGTTACTcttttcactgcagcaagttACTGATCACAGTCTCTTTGGTTTGGACCGCTATACAGGACAGATCAGAACACTTCGCTCATTCACAGAGACAGACGAAGCTGAGCATAAACTGGTCATATTGGTCAAAGACAATGGGAACGTGTCACTCTCGGCAACAGCTACTGTGATTGTCAAACTTGTGGAGCCCAAAGAAGCTTTTGCAGCTTCTGATGTGAAGAGTTCAACTAAAGTTGACGATGAAGACAATGTTACATTTTACTTGATGATAACTTTGGGCTCAGTTTCTGTACTTTTTCTCATCAGTATCATCGTGT from Thunnus thynnus chromosome 9, fThuThy2.1, whole genome shotgun sequence encodes the following:
- the LOC137188903 gene encoding protocadherin alpha-3-like, with the protein product MAITDIKGQWLHVWISFCLALLIVTHLKGISAQIRYSILEELKLGTAVGNVAKDLGLDLGRLADRNLRVVSGTKQDLFKVNPTDGVLLVYQRVDREELCGNTVPCITNLKAVVENPLEMHQVIVEILDINDNSPKFPDENYTLEVLESAIIGSRFQMEGAHDLDVGLNSLQSYKLNHNQYFRLETEEFGEDGKVPFLILQRSLDREHTAQHWLLLTAADGGKPSKSSSINITVVVSDINDNSPVCDRQKYTITVKENAPAGTFLLTVDASDLDEGMNGEVEYSIRSKLRGLSTEPFDLNSRTGKLTVKGGLDFEEKQLYEIKVLAADKGAVSLSTHCNVVVKVEDVNDNPPEIDITSLSSHIPEDAPPGTVVALVGVTDLDSGVNGQVVCSVPGHLPFDLKPSPDGQSYSLVTKENLDKETVHMYNITITAKDLGTPSLSSTKVIQVDVLDVNDNSPLFTESPYNFYVLENNKPGVSIFSVSAADADGDENAAVIYTLDRKSPGPTVTSFLNINEASGAISALKSFDFETLKTFQFQVVATDSGTPSLSSNVTVNVFILDQNDNAPVILYPVSSNGSAEGVEEIPRNVNAGHLVTKVRAYDADIGYNGWLLFSLQQVTDHSLFGLDRYTGQIRTLRSFTETDEAEHKLVILVKDNGNVSLSATATVIVKLVEPKEAFAASDVTSAANDQGENNIVFYLIITLGSVSILFLVSIIVLIAMQCSKSTDYSSKYLQDANYDGTLCHSIQYRSGDKRYMLVGPRMSIGSTIVPGSHANTLVVPDRRRASEEPTGHMESVWPR